One Brassica napus cultivar Da-Ae unplaced genomic scaffold, Da-Ae ScsIHWf_596;HRSCAF=888, whole genome shotgun sequence genomic window carries:
- the LOC106408573 gene encoding uncharacterized protein LOC106408573 — protein sequence MFDDSDGASSEDDNFSTYGESPIEEDEDSPTLPSKKRYQNFLMSESKGNLEVLKLEMSSLDLAVGQRYLTKKHLKRRLKLFTVRHQFDFDVEISNLTTYVVKCWVDGCTWRVRASTEGLSPQFYIRIYDSDHACSVTERSNRSRNATPDILGELYKNFLGDVGPAVRPESVGIAITKQFGVKMEYWKSHRTLKCAREIDEGTPECGFELLPSYLYMIRRANPNTVTRLQIDELGRFMYVFLAFGASVNGFPFMRKVVVVDGTFLNGKYKGTLLTALAQDGNFQIFPIAFAVVDTENDDSWNWFFTQLKVLIPDQEGLAIISDRHNSIGKAITNVYPLAARGICTYHLYKNILGRYKGKDVFRLVKKAARCFRMSDFDMIFEEIEALNPDLHGYLERADVRLWTRVYFPGERYNLMTTNIAESMNRALSHARGLNIVRILESIRVMMTRWFAERRVDARSQSTTLTRGVEKLLQGRVSASRDWTVQRIDDHHTEVKYGAAGESLNVVNLVERKCTCRRFDVEKIPCVHAIAAAEERNVSRISLCSPYYKSTYLASAYAESVMPVDSALPVPDNVANVQCFPPFIRQQPGRPKKIG from the exons ATGTTCGATGACTCGGACGGTGCGTCATCTGAAGATGATAACTTCAGCACATACGGTGAGTCTCCtatcgaagaagacgaagattcACCAACGCTACCTTCCAAGAAGAGATATCAGAACTTCTTGATGAGCGAATCTAAAGGGAATCTGGAGGTTTTGAAGTTGGAGATGTCGTCGTTAGACCTTGCGGTAGGACAACGATACTTGACTAAAAAGCATTTGAAGAGACGACTGAAACTTTTTACAGTGAGGCatcaatttgattttgatgtagAAATATCAAACCTGACAACATACGTTGTTAAGTGTTGGGTTGATGGATGTACATGGAGAGTTCGTGCATCTACCGAAGGATTGTCCCCGCAGTTTTATATTCGTATTTACGACTCGGATCATGCATGTTCTGTAACTGAGCGTTCTAATCGATCTCGAAATGCAACACCGGATATTTTAGGAGAGTTGTACAAGAACTTTCTCGGCGACGTTGGTCCGGCCGTTCGCCCTGAGAGTGTCGGAATAGCTATCACTAAGCAGTTTGGTGTAAAG ATGGAATATTGGAAATCACACCGGACGCTTAAATGTGCAAGGGAAATCGATGAGGGCACACCTGAGTGTGGTTTTGAACTCTTGCCTTCTTACTTATACATGATAAGAAGGGCAAATCCGAATACAGTTACGCGTCTTCAAATCGATGAGCTTGGAAGATTCATGTATGTGTTTCTTGCGTTTGGTGCGAGCGTTAATGGGTTTCCTTTCATGCGCAAAGTTGTTGTCGTCGACGGTACGTTTCTTAATGGTAAATATAAAGGGACGCTACTCACAGCACTAGCTCAGGATGGTAACTTTCAGATTTTTCCAATAGCCTTCGCAGTGGTTGACACTGAAAATGATGATTCGTGGAATTGGTTTTTTACGCAACTAAAAGTGTTGATTCCTGACCAGGAGGGTCTTGCGATAATATCAGATAGGCATAACTCGATAGGGAAAGCAATTACAAATGTGTATCCGTTAGCTGCTCGTGGAATATGCACCTATCATTTGTATAAAAACATATTGGGACGGTACAAAGGAAAAGATGTATTTCGGCTGGTGAAGAAAGCGGCGAGATGTTTTAGAATGTCTGACTTTGATATGATTTTCGAGGAGATTGAAGCACTTAATCCTGATCTCCACGGCTACCTCGAAAGAGCTGATGTCAGACTGTGGACACGTGTTTATTTCCCGGGCGAGaggtacaatttgatgactacgaACATAGCGGAATCAATGAACAGAGCATTATCGCATGCTAGAGGTCTTAACATTGTTCGAATATTGGAATCGATACGGGTTATGATGACCAGATGGTTTGCTGAACGAAGAGTGGATGCCAGATCGCAGTCAACCACACTCACGCGCGGTGTGGAGAAACTATTACAA GGACGTGTAAGTGCCTCCCGGGATTGGACGGTTCAAAGGATTGATGACCATCACACTGAAGTTAAATATGGCGCTGCTGGCGAGTCTTTGAATGTTGTTAATTTGGTTGAGCGAAAGTGCACATGTCGGCGTTTCGATGTCGAGAAAATACCATGTGTACACGCAATCGCAGCTGCAGAGGAAAGAAATGTTTCTCGTATATCACTGTGCAGTCCTTACTATAAAAGCACTTATTTAGCTAGCGCATACGCTGAATCGGTCATGCCGGTTGACTCAGCGCTACCTGTTCCAGATAACGTGGCTAACGTACAGTGCTTTCCACCGTTTATTCGTCAACAACCGGGAAGACctaaaaaaataggatga
- the LOC125604685 gene encoding B3 domain-containing protein REM10-like, with product MPNSHKPHFLKPLLPDFHSGVTIPLGFFSQHIEGKTNRKTWKLRSDATDQTWEVIQEGRRLTGGWKDFTTAHDLQIGDIVIFKHEGDMVFHVTPFGPSCCEIQYTHPHIIKEEADADDAPSFSFDYCFQAEVTASNLKEDKLYLPEGATTCTALNKQCQEIILVNKEGNSWTVSLRFSEADGMYYIRRGWRKFCRANRCAIGDLFVFNVVGDGKTTPLMCVCPEREE from the exons ATGCCTAATTCGCACAAACCTCATTTCTTGAAGCCTCTGCTTCCCGATTTCCACAGTGGCGTG ACAATACCACTTGGCTTCTTCTCACAGCACATAGAAGGGAAGACAAACCGGAAAACATGGAAACTAAGATCGGACGCTACAGATCAAACTTGGGAAGTGATACAAGAAGGCAGGAGACTCACCGGAGGTTGGAAAGATTTCACCACAGCACATGACCTTCAAATCGGTGACATTGTCATCTTCAAACACGAAGGAGATATGGTGTTTCATGTCACACCATTTGGTCCTAGCTGTTGTGAGATTCAGTATACACATCCTCACATCATCAAGGAAGAAGCCGATGCGGATGATGCTCCTTCTTTCTCATTTGACTATTGTTTTCAGGCTGAGGTCACTGCTTCGAATCTAAAAGAAGACAAACTT TATCTTCCTGAGGGAGCTACGACTTGTACTGCTTTGAACAAACAATGCCAAGAGATAATACTTGTCAACAAAGAGGGAAATTCATGGACTGTGAGTTTGCGATTTAGCGAAGCAGACGGCATGTATTACATCAGAAGAGGCTGGAGAAAGTTCTGTCGTGCTAACAGATGCGCCATAGGAGACTTATTTGTGTTCAATGTGGTTGGAGATGGGAAAACTACTCCACTAATGTGTGTATGTCCGGAAAGGGAAGAGTGA
- the LOC125604683 gene encoding uncharacterized protein At4g04775-like, giving the protein MSSSSSVSGNTYFHRRHVERGTPKQCWCGEPAELCTSASRANPGRLYYCCRKGYIKRHLFKWADECLVEEVEDMKSVMSDMTKGISDLRVDVGRLEKELGKAEKMKCLMFPVVVCGFGMAIFWHYFFA; this is encoded by the exons atgtcttcttcatcatctgtgTCTGGTAACACTTACTTTCACCGCCGGCATGTGGAAAGAGGAACGCCGAAACAGTGTTGGTGTGGTGAACCCGCTGAATTATGTACATCTGCATCACGGGCTAATCCAGGAAGACTGTACTATTGCTGTCGCAAAGGATATATTaag AGACATTTATTCAAATGGGCGGACGAGTGCTTGGTGGAAGAGGTAGAAGATATGAAATCGGTGATGAGTGACATGACCAAAGGCATATCAGATCTGAGAGTAGACGTTGGTCGGTTGGAGAAAGAACTCGGTAAAGCGGaaaagatgaagtgtttgatgttTCCAGTGGTGGTTTGTGGGTTTGGTATGGCCATATTTTGGCACTATTTCTTTGCGTAG